The region GACCGGCATCGAGGTCGCCTACAGCGAGGACGTCGACGACAACGACTCCTACTACGCCAAGGTCGGGCCGCAGCTGCGCGCCGGCCAGAGCATCGACCGCGACATCTTCACCTTCACCGACTGGATGGCCGCCCGCGTGATCCGCGACCAGCTGTGCCAGCCGCTCGAGCTGATCCAGATGCCCAACGTGGTCAACAACCTGCTCCAGCCGCTCAAGGACGTCTCCTTCGACCCCGGCCGCCAGCACTCGATCACCTGGCAGAGCGGCTTCGCCGGGATCGGCTACAACAAGGCGAAGGTCGGCCGCGAGCTGAAGACCCTCGACGACCTCTGGAGCGACGACCTCAAGGGCCGCATCGTGGTGCTCTCGGAGTTCCGGGACACCGCAGGCCTGGTGATGCAGTCGCAGGGCGTCGACATCGACAGCGACTGGGGCAAGGCGCAGTTCGAGGCGGCGCTCGACTTCATCGAGGGCAAGATCGAGGACGGCTACATCCGCAAGGTGAAGGGGAACTCCTACATGGAGGACCTCACCAGCGGCAACGCCGTCGCCGGCATCACCTGGAGCGGCGACATCTTCGTGCTCGCCGCCGACACGGGCGACGACAACTGGACCTTCACCGTGCCGGAGTCCGGCGGCACGCTCTGGTCCGACAACATGCTGGTGCCGATCACCTCCACGCACCGGTCCAACGCCGAGAAGCTGATGGACTACTACTACGACCCGGCCGTGGCCGCGCAGGTCGCCGCGTGGGTCAACTACGTCTGCCCGGTCGACGGCGCGCAGGCGGAGATGGAGAAGATCGACCCGACGCTGGCCGAGAGCCCCTTCATCTTCCCCACGGCCGACTACATCGCCGAGCACAACATCCAGTCCTTCCGGGTGCTCACGGCCGACGAGGACATCGAGTTCGCCGACCTCTGGTCCACGAAGGTGATGGGGAACTGACATGGCCGGATTCCGCGAGGCGCGCGGCGACCTCAAGCTGGAGAGCGTGACCAAGTCGTTCGGCGACTTCACCGCCGTCGACGACATCGACCTGCTGGTCCCCCGAGGATCCTTCTTCGCCCTGCTCGGCCCCTCCGGCTGCGGCAAGACGACCACCCTGCGGATGATCGCCGGGCTGGAGCAGCCGACCGCCGGGCGGGTCCAGATCGGCGACACCGACCTCACCGGCTCGCGCCCCTACGAGCGGCCCGTCAACACCGTCTTCCAGTCCTACGCCCTCTTCCCGCACCTGACCATCCGCGACAACGTCGCGTTCGGCCCGAAGCGCCGCAAGGAGCCCGACGCGGCCAAGCGGGCGGACGACGCGCTCGAGCTGGTCCAGATGACGCAGTTCGCCGGGCGCAAGCCCGCCCAGCTCTCCGGTGGCCAGCAGCAGCGCGTGGCGCTGGCGCGGGCACTGGTCAACCACCCCGAGGTCCTGCTCCTCGACGAGCCGCTCGGTGCCCTCGACCTCAAGCTGCGCCGCGAGATGCAGGTGGAGCTCAAGCGGATCCAGACCGAGGTCGGGCTCACCTTCATCCACGTCACCCACGACCAGGAGGAGGCCATGACCATGGCCGACACGGTCGCGGTGATGAACAAGGGCCACATCGAGCAGCTCGGCGCCCCGGCCCAGCTATACGACCTCCCCCGCACCCGCTTCGTCGCCAACTTCCTCGGCCAGGCCAACACCGGTGTCGGCACCATCGAGGGCACCGACGGCGACCGCCTGGTGGCCGACGTCCTCGGCACCAAGGTGCAGGTCCTCAGGTCCCGCTCGCAGGTGCAGGACGGCGAGCTCATGTTCGGCGTACGTCCCGAGAAGGTGACCGTCTCGCGCAAGCAGCCCGACGGCGTCGGAAACGACGTCAAGGGCGTCGTGCGCGACGTGTCGTTCCTCGGGGTGGCGACGAGCTACCTCGTCGACATGCCGAGCGGCACGACGTGGAGCTGCTACGAGCAGAACCTCGACGTCGACCCCGTCGACCTCCGACCCGGCGACGAGGTCTGGCTGACCTGGAACCCCGCCCACGCCTTCGGCGTGGAGGTGGACTGACATGAGCGCCCTCGCCCAGGTGGCGGGCGACCCCGCGGTCGATCCGGCGGCGCCCGCGCCCGAGACGGCCAGGCGCAGCCCGACGGCGTACCTCCTGCTGCTGCCGGGCGTGCTCTGGCTCGGCGTCTTCTTCATCCTGCCGCTGGTGCAGCTGGCGTCGGTGAGCCTGCAGAGCCGCTTCCCCGGCTTCCCGGGCTACTACTACCGCGACCTGAACTTCGAGAACTACGTCAGTGCGCTGACCGACTACGCCCCGCACTTCGCGCGGTCGTTCGTGTACGCCGGCCTCGCGACGTTCCTCGCGTTCGCCGTCGCCTACCCGCTGGCCTACGCGATGGCGTTCAAGGCCGGCAAGTGGCGCAACCTGATGATGATCTGCGTCGTCGCGCCGTTCTTCACCTCGTTCATCCTGCGCACCTTCGCGTGGTCGCAGATCCTGGCCGACGAGGGCTGGGTCGCGCAGACGCTGAACCTCCTGCACCTGCTGCCGAGCGGGCACATCATCAACACCCCGCTCGCCGTGGTCGCGGGCCTGACCTACAACTTCCTGCCCTTCATGGTGCTGCCGATCTACGCCTCGCTCGAGCGGGCCGACCCGCGGATCATCGAGGCCGGCGGCGACCTCTACGCCAACGGCTTCACGACCTTCCGGACCGTGACCCTGCCGATGTCGATGCCCGGCGTGCTCGCGGGCACGCTGCTGACCTTCATCCCGTCCGCGGGTGACTTCGTGAACATGGAGCTGCTCGGCCCCCAGCGCGGGAAGATGGTCGGCAACGTCATCAACGACCAGTTCCTCGCCATCCCCGGCGGCTACCCGGTGGCGGCCGCGCTGTCGTTCACGCTGATGGCCGCGATCCTGGTGATGGTCTTCCTCTACGTACGCCGGTTCGGCACCGAGGAGCTGGTGTGAGGTGGCCACGATGACGACTCCCACGACGACGCCCACGACGCCCGCATCACCGGCGTACAAGCCCTCGGCAGCCAAGCGCGCACAGCTCTGGCTGGCCAACCACTTCGCGATGCTCTCCGCGATCCTGGTGCTGCTCTACCTGTTCCTGCCGGTGGCCTACACCTTCGCCTTCTCCTTCAACGACCACGGCAAGACCAACATCGTGTGGCAGGGCTTCACCTGGAAGCACTGGCAGGACCCGTGCCGCGTGTCCGGGGCGTGCGAGTCGCTGGTGACCTCGCTCCAGGTGGGTGCGCTCTCGACGGCGATCGCCACCGTGATGGGCACGATGATGGCGCTGGCCATGGTGCGCTACAAGTTCCGCGGCAAGGCGGCCAGCAACGTGCTGATCTTCGTGCCGATGGCCACGCCGGAGATCGTGATGGGCGCGGCCCTGCTGACGATCTTCGTGCAGGGCTTCGCCAACGTGGGCATCAGCCTGGGCTTCGGCACGATCGTCTTCGCGCACATCATGTTCTGCCTGAGCTTCGTGGTGGTGACGGTCAAGGCGCGCATCCAGTCCCTCGACCCCCGGATCGAGGAGGCGGCGCAGGACCTCTACGCCAGCCCGATGCAGACCTTCTGGAAGGTGACCTTCCCGCTGATCCTGCCGGGCATCGCGGGTGCGGCGATGCTGGCCTTCTCGCTGTCGTTCGACGACTTCATCATCACCAACTTCGTCTCCGGCAACGAGTCCACGTTCCCCAAGTTCGTCTACGTCGCGTCGCGCCGTGGCATCCCTGCCGAGGCCAACGTCATCGGCTTCTCGATGTTCGTGCTCGCGGTCCTGCTCGTCATCGGCGCGCAGGTCGTGGGCTCGTTGCGGGCATCCAAGTACAAGGAGTGAGTGAGCAAGTGCCGGAACCCATGCGGGTGCTGATGGTCGGGGCGGGTGGCGTCGGCGACGCCGCTGCCCGGATCGCCGTCGAGCGTGACTTCTTCGAGGCCTGGGTGGTCGCCGACTACGACCTCGACCGGGCCGGGCGGACCGTCGAGGCGGCTCGCGGACGTCGTCCGGGCGAGGAGCGGTTCAGTGCCGCCCGGGTCGACGCCTCCGACGCCGAGGCCGTCGCCGCGCTCGCGCGGGAGGTGCGGGCCACCCACGTCTTCAACGCCGTCGACCCGCGCTTCGTGATGCCGATCTTCACCGGCGCGCTGGCCGCGGACGCCCACTACCTCGACATGGCGATGAGCCTGTCGGTGCGGCACCCCGAGGAGCCCTACTCCCAGGTCGGCGTGAAGCTCGGCGACGAGCAGTTCGCGCTCGCCGGCGAGTGGGAGCGGGCCGGCCGGCTCGCCCTGCTCGGCATCGGTGTCGAGCCCGGCCTCTCCGACGTCTTCGCGCGCTACGCCGCCGACGAGCTCTTCGACCACATCGACGAGCTCGGCACCCGCGACGGCGCCAACCTGGTCATCCGCGACGACGACGGCAACGAGGTCTTCGCGCCCGGCTTCTCGATGTGGACGATCATCGAGGAGTGCCTCAACCCGCCCGTCGTGTGGGAGCGCGCGCGTGGCGGCGGCGACCTCGAGGCCGGCTTCTTCACGCTCCCACCCTTCTCCGAGCCCGAGGTCTTCGACTTCCCCGAGGGCATCGGGCCGGTCGAGTGCGTGCACGTCGAGCACGAGGAGGTCCTCCTCATGCCGCGCTGGGTCGAGGCCGACCGGGTGACGTTCAAGTACGGCCTGGGCGAGGAGATGATCGCCATCCTCCGCACGCTCCACACGCTCGGCCTCGACTCGGTCGAGCCGGTCAGCGTCAAGGGCGTGCAGGTGTCGCCCCGCGACGTGGTCGCGGCCTGCCTCCCGGACCCCGCGACGATCGGCCCCCGGATGGAGGGCAAGACCTGCGCCGGGATGTTCGTCACCGGCACCGGCAAGGACGGCCTCCCGCGCTCGACGTACCTCTACCACGTGGTCGACAACGCCGACTCGATGCGCGACTACGGCGCGCAGTGCGTCGTGTGGCAGACCGCGATCAACCCCGTCGTCGCGCTGGAGCTCCTGGCCGACGGCACCTGGTCGGGCACCGGCGTGCTCGGCCCCGAGGCGCTGCCCCCCAAGCCGTTCCTCGACCTGCTCGCAGCACCGAAGCCCGAGGGGTACGGATCCCCGTGGGGCATGGAGGAACGATGACACTCACCCAGCAACGCATCCTCGCCACGGAGATCCCGGGCCCGAAGTCGCAGGCCCTCCAGGCCCGCAAGGTCGCGAGCGTCTCCGCCGGCGTCGGCACGACGCTGCCGGTCTACGTCGAGCAGGCGGGCGGCGGCATCCTCCGCGACGTCGACGGCAACCAGCTCATCGACTTCGGCTCGGGCATCGCGGTCACCACGGTCGGCAACGCCTCGCCGCGAGTGGTCGAGGCGGTGCAGCGGCAGGTCGCCGACTTCACCCACACCTGCTTCATGGTCACGCCCTACGAGGAGTACGTCGCCGTCTGCGAGAAGCTCGCCGAGCTCACCCCGGGCGGGCACGAGAAGCGCTCGGCGCTCTTCAACTCCGGCGCCGAGGCGGTGGAGAACGCGGTCAAGGTCGCGCGCCACCACACCGGCCGCGACGCCATCGTCGTCTTCGACCACGCCTACCACGGCCGGACGAACCTCACGATGGCGCTGACCGCGAAGAACATGCCCTACAAGCACGGCTTCGGGCCCTTCGCCGGCGAGATCTACCGCTCCCCCATGGCCTACCCCTACCGCTGGCCCGGTGGCGCGGAGGCGTGCGCCGACGAGGCCTTCGAGGCCTTCGTCTCGACCGTCCACGCCCAGGTCGGCGAGGACAACTGCGCGGCCGTGCTCATCGAGCCGATCCAGGGCGAGGGCGGCTTCATCGTCCCGCCGCCGGGGTGGTTGAAGCGCGTCTCCGAGTGGTGCGCCGAGCACGACATCCTGCTCATCGCCGACGAGATCCAGACCGGGTTCGCGCGCACCGGCGACTGGTTCGCCTGCGACCACGAGGGTGTCGTGCCCGACCTGGTCACCACCGCCAAGGGCATGGCCGGCGGCCTCCCGCTGGCCGCCGTCACCGGTCGCGCCGAGGTGATGGACTCCGTCCACGTCGGTGGCCTGGGCGGCACCTACGGCGGCAACCCGGTCGCCTGCGCGGCCGCGCTGGCCGCGATCGAGACGATGGAGGCCTCCGACCTCCCATCACGCGCCCGCGAGATCGAGGCGATCTTCCTGCCCCGGCTGCGGGCGCTCGCCGAGCGGCACCCCGACCGCGTGGGCGACATCCGCGGCCGCGGCGCGATGCTGGCGGTGGAGCTCGTCAGCGACGGCCCCGGTCGTACGCCGGACGCGGCGCTCGCCGGTGCGGTCCACCGGGCCTGCTCGGCCGAGGGCCTGGTGACGCTCACCTGCGGCACCTTCGGCAACGTGTTCCGCTTCCTGCCGCCGCTGGCCATCGGCGACGACCTGCTCGTCGAGGGCCTCGACGTCTTCGAGGCTGCCTTCGACGCCGCCGCCAGTGGCAAGGTGGAGGGATGACGAGCAACGACTCCGTGATCACGTCCGTCCCCACCCGGCTCCTCATCGGCGGCGAGTGGGTCGATGCCACCGGCGGCGCCACCTTCGAGGTCACCAACCCGGCCAACGACGAGGTGCTCGCGAGCATCGCCGACGCCACGCCCGCCGACGGCGAGCGCGCGCTCGCCGCGGCCGCCGGTGCGCAGGCCGAGTGGCGCGCGACCGAGCCCCGCAAGCGGGGCGAGATCCTGCGCAGCGCCTTCGAGCTCCTCACCGAGCGGGCCGACGACTTCGCCCGGCTGATGACGCTCGAGATGGGCAAGGCCCTCCCGGAGGCGAAGGGCGAGGTCGCCTACGGCGCCGAGTTCTTCCGCTGGTTCTCCGAGGAGGCGGTGCGCATCCACGGGCGCTACGCCGAGGCGCCCGCCGGCAACACCCGCCTGATCACGATGAAGGGGCCGGTGGGCCCGACGCTGATGATCACGCCGTGGAACTTCCCGCTCGCGATGGGCACGCGCAAGATCGGCCCGGCGATCGCCGCCGGCTGCACGATGGTGGTCAAGCCGGCCGCGGAGACCCCGCTCACCATGCTGGCGCTCGCCGCCCTGCTCGAGGAGGTGGGCCTGCCGAAGGGCGTGCTCAACGTGGTCACCACGACCGACTCGGGCGGCGTCTGCGAGCCGATCATCAAGGACTCGCGGCTGCGCAAGCTGACCTTCACCGGGTCGACGGCCGTGGGCAAGAAGCTCGTCGCGCAGGCGGCCGACCAGCTGCTGCGGGTGTCGATGGAGCTCGGCGGCAACGCACCGTTCATCGTCTTCGGCGACGCCGACCTCGACGCCGCCGTCGACGGGGCGATGCTCGCGAAGATGCGCAACATCGGCGAGGCCTGCACCTCGGCCAACCGCTTCCTCGTCCACTCGGCCGTCGCCGAGGAGTTCGCCGAGAAGCTCGCGGCGCGGATGGGGGCGATGAAGGTCGGCGACGGCACCCAGGAGGGCGTCGAGGTCGGTCCGCTCATCACGGAGAAGGCCCGCACTGGGGTGCACGAGCTCGTCGAGGACGCCGTCTCGGCCGGCGCCCAGGCCGTCGTCGGCGGGGCGATCCCCGAGGGGCCCGGTCACTTCTACCCGCCCACGGTCCTGGTCGACGTACCCGCCACCGCGCGCGTGCTCCGCGAGGAGATCTTCGGTCCCGTCGCGCCGATCACGACCTTCGACAGCGAGGAGGAGGCGATCGCCAGCGCGAACGACACCGAGTACGGCCTGGTCGCCTACGTCTTCTCGAAGACCCACGCCCGGGTCCTGCGGGTCAGCGAGGCCCTGGAGTTCGGCATGGTCGGGCTCAACACCGGCATCGTCTCCAACCCGGCCGCGCCCTTCGGCGGGGTGAAGCACTCCGGCTTCGGGCGCGAGGGCGGCTTCGAGGGGATCGAGGAGTACCTCGAGACCAAGTACGTCGGCAGCGCACTCTGAGGATGGGCACCGCGATCGACCGGGCGCGCCTCGCCACCCTGCATGCGGACGAGGAGCAGCGCTTCATCGACCTGCACCCGACCTCGGCGAGGCTCGCGGCGGAGGCCGGCGAGCACCTGCTCGCCGGCGTCCCGATGCCGTGGATGACCCGGTGGCCGGGGTCGTTCCCGCTCTTCGTCGAGTCGGCCGGGGGTGGCCGGTTCACCGACGTCGACGGGATCGCCTACGTCGACCTCTGCCTCGGCGACACCGGTTCGATGACCGGGCACTGCCTCCCCGCGGTGGCCGACGCCGTGCGCGAGCGGACCGAGCGCGGCATCACGACGATGCTGCCCTCGACCGACGCCGCGTGGGTCGCCGCCGAGCTCAGCCGCCGGTTCGGGCTGCCCCGCTGGCAGATGGCGATGACCGCGACCGACGCCAACCGGTTCGTGCTCCGCTTCGCCCGCCACCTGACCGGCCGGCCTCGCATCGCGGTCATGGACTGGTGCTACCACGGCACCGTCGACGAGACCCTCGGCGTGCTCGAGCACGGCCGGGCCGGCGACCGCGTCGTGCCCCGTCCGGGTGCGCTCGGTCCCCAGGTCGACGTGTCGGTCACGACGGCCGTCGTCCCCTTCAACGACCTCGACGCGCTCGACGCCCGCCTGGCGGAGGGTGACGTCGCCTGCCTGCTCATGGAGCCGGCACTGACCAACATCGGCATCGTGCTGCCCGACGACGGCTACCTCGCAGGTGTACGCGAGATCACCCGCAGGCACGGCGTGCTGCTCGTCAACGACGAGACCCACACCATCTGCGCCGGCCCCGGGGGTGCCACGGCGGCGTGGGACCTCGAGCCCGACCTCGTGGTCATCGGCAAGCCGATCGGCGGCGGCATCCCGGTCGCCGCCTACGGCATGAGCGCCGAGGTGGCGGCCCGGCTCGAGGGACCGATGCTCGGGCACGACATCGACGTGGCGGGAGTGGGCGGCACGCTCTCGGGCTCCGCGCTCGCGATGGCCGCGGTCCGCGCGACCCTGTCGACCGCCCTGCGGCAGGAGGACTTCGACGTCGCGATCCCGCTCGCCGAGTCGTTCACCGACGGCATCCGGGGCGTCATCGACGAGCACGGGCTCCCGTGGCACGTGCAGCGGCTCGGCTGCCGCGCGGAGTACTGGTTCTGCCCTCCCCCGCGTGGTGGCGCCGAGGCCGCGGCCGCCGTCGACGAGGAGCTCGACGCGTTCTTCCACCTCTGGACGGTCAACCGCGGCGTGCTGCTCGCGCCGTTCCACAACATGTCGCTCTTCTCGCCCTTCCACACCCGCGCCGACGTCGACGCGCACACGTCGGCGTTCCGCGGCGCCGTGGAGGCGCTGCTCGGATGACCGGTCAGCGGCGGGTGCCGGGCGACGTGCTCGTCCACCTGCGCCGGGCGCGCGACCACCTCGACCGGCACTTCGACGAGCCGTTCGACCTCGACCACCTCGCGGGGCTCGCCGGGATGAGCCGGTTCCACTTCGCGCGGTCGTTCGCGACGACGTACCGCACGACGCCGGCAGCGTACCTCGCCGCGCGACGGGTCGAGCGCGCCCAGGACCTGCTGCGGGGGGCCAACCTGACGGTGACCGAGGTCTGCCACGCCGTCGGTTACAGCAGCCTCGGGTCGTTCAGCTCGAGGTTCCGCGAGATCGTCGGGGAGAGCCCGAGCGACTTCCAGCGGAGGTACGCCGTCGCCGGCAACCCGCGCATCCCAGGCTGCTACGTCTTCATGGCCGGGCTGGTCGAGCGCGGCAGAGCAACACAGGAGAAGCAGGACGACGCCGGTCGTTCCTAGGCTCGTCGCATGATCACCAACCTCTCCCTCGTGTCCGTCTGGGTGAAGGACATCGACGAGTCCCTCGCCTTCTACACCGACGTCCTCGGCTTCGAGGTCGGCGACGACCTCCAGCTCGGTCCCGACTTCCGCTGGTGCACCGTCTTCCACCCGAAGCAGCCCGAGATCCACCTCCACCTGACGACGCCGAGCGGTCCCCTGCCCGACTACCTGATCGAGGCGATGCGCCGCGCGCAGGACGAGGGCGGCCTGCCGGGCGTCGGGATGGACGTCGACGACTGCCGCGCGACCTACGAGGAGCTCAAGGCCAAGGGAGTGGAGTTCCTCCAGGAGCCCGAGGAGCGGCCCTACGGCGTCGAGGCGCTGATGCGCGACAACTCCGGCAACTGGATGGTGCTCGTGGAGAGGCGCGAGTTCACCCCGGAGGACTTCGAGGGCGTCGACCTCGGCTGACTAGCCGATCACGCCCGCTGCGCGCGCCGCTGCGGCGTACGCCGTCGCGAGGCTGTCGACGGTCTCGTGGGCGTTGAGGCCCGACGGGTTGGGCACCACGAAGACGCTCGAGCTGCCCCACGGCTCGGGCTGCTCGCCGACCTTCGCGGCCCGGTCTCCGAAGGCGGTGCGGTAGGCCGTGATGCCGGCGACCGCCACCACGCGCGGGCTGCGCCGGGCCACCAGCTCCTCCAGGAGGGCACCGCCTGCGCGGAGCTCGTCGCGGGTGAGCTCGTCGGCCCGGGCGGTGGCCCGCGCGACGACGTTGGTGATGCCGATCCCCCGGTCGCGCAGCGTCTCGCGGTCCGTGTCGCTCATCCCCGCCGCCGGGTCGATCGGCGCGGTGAGGATCCCGGCCCGCAGCAGCGCCGGGTAGAACCGGTTGCCGGGGTGCGCGAAGTGGGTCTGGGTCGCAGCCGTCCACAGACCGGGGTTGATGCCCACGAAGAGCAGCCGCAGGGGCCGGCCCGGCGGCGGGAGCAGGTCGGGCACCTCGGTGTCGCGGAAGGACTCGAGCTCGGCCCTGGTGAACCCCATCGCCGTCAGCGCGGGGCGTGGCGCCGCAGGCCGGCTCCCAGCCCCATCCGGATCGCCCCGCACGCCTCGAGCACGGCCTCCCGACCGGAGCGCCCGACACCGGTCGTGCTGACGAAGGCGTGGATGAGGCTGTCGTGGCGGCGCAGCGCGACGGGTACGCCGGCCTCCGCGAGGCGGCGGGCGTAGGCCTCGCCCTCGTCGCGCAACGGGTCGAAGCCGGCGGTCGCGACGTAGGCCGGCGGCAGCCCGGTCAGGTCCTCGGCCAGCAGCGGCGAGACGCGCGGATCGGTGCGGTCGGCGTCGCCGAGGTAGCGCTCGGTGTACCAGTCCATCTGCTTCTCGGTGAGGTAGAAGCCGTCGGCGAACTCACGGTAGGACGCGCTCTGCCGGCTGGTGTCGGTGACCGGGTAGAGGAGCAGCTGGAACGCCGGGTGCACCTGGGCCTTCGCGAGGTCCTGGCACAGCACTGCCGAGACGTTGCCGCCCGCGCTGTCACCGCCCACCCCGATCCGGTGCGCGTCGTGGCCCCACGCGGCGGCCTTCGACGCGGCGAACATGAACGCCGCCCGGGCGTCGTCGAGCGCTGCCGGGAACGGGTGCTCGGGGGCGAGGCGGTAGTCGACCGCGAGCACCGACACCCCGGCGTGCTCGGCCAGGAAGCGGCAGACCGTGTCGTGGCTGTCGAGCGAGCCGACCACGAAGCCGCCTCCGTGGAAGTAGACGAGCAGGCGGTCGGCGTCGTCGCGGTGGGCGAGGTAGCGGCGGCCGGTGATCGGGCCGGCGAAGGTCGGGATCTCGACGTCCTCGACGAGCGCCATCGGCAGCGGACGACCGCCGAACAGCGCAGCCTCCTCGTCGACGCGGCGTCTCGCCGCCTCCGCCGTCAGCTGGGTGTAGTCGCTCTCGGGCAGCGCGTCGAGCAGGCGCAGGGCCGCCGCCACCTCGGGCTCGAGCACGGCGCCGGCCCGGTTGACCCGCCGCCCGCCGACGAGGCTCTGCACGCGGTCGGGCGCCCGCCCGAAGACCTTGACCACGGCGCGGGCGACGGCGGACTCGACAGCCTTGGCATCCATGGGCCGTGATCCTGCCACCCGGCCCGCACCGCCCACGAGGAGGCTCTCCCTCAGGTGAGAGCCTGCTCCGCGTCGTGCTGTCCGGAGACGCAGAACAGGTTGCCGTCGGGGTCGGTGAGGGTCACCCAGCGGAAGTTCTCGTCGCCACGCCGCTCCACGAGTGCGGCACCTGCCGCGACGAGCTCGTCGACCGCGCCGTCGAGGTCGGCCGCCGCGAGGTCGAGGTGGATCCGGTTCTTTCCCGGGGTGGCGTCCTCGACCTGCTGGAAGCCCAGCAGTGCCGGCAGGCCACCCCCACCGAGAATGACGAACTCGCCGCCGAAGTCCTGCACCACCTCGGCGCCGAACCGCTCCGCCCACCAGGTCGCGAGCGGCATGGCCGCCGGGGTGTCGATCGTGATCATGCCGATGCTCAGGGTCATGCCGGCGACCGTACCCGCGCCCGCCGACACGGGTCGAGCAGCACGAGACCCCGCCTCCCTCGCGGGAGACGGGGTCTCGGTGTGGCGCTGGGTGCCGGTCAGCGACCGGCGGTGATCACTTGGTGATCTTGACGACGCGGCCGGCGCCGACGGTGCGGCCACCCTCGCGGATGGCGAAGCGCAGGCCCTCGTCCATCGCGATGGGCTGGATGAGCTCGACCGACATCTCGGTGTTGTCACCCGGCATGACCATCTCGGTGCCCTCGGGAAGGGTCACGACACCGGTCACGTCAGTCGTACGGAAGTAGAACTGCGGGCGGTAGTTGTTGAAGAACGGCGTGTGACGGCCGCCCTCGTCCTTCGAGAGGATGTAGACCGAGGCCTCGAAGTTCGTGTGAGGCGTCGTGGTGCCCGGCTTGATGACGACCATGCCGCGCTCGATGTCCTCGCGCTTGGTGCCACGGAGGAGCAGACCGACGTTCTCGCCCGCCTGGCCCTCGTCGAGCAGCTTGCGGAACATCTCGACACCGGTGACGGTCGACTTCTGGGCGGTCTCGCGGATGCCGATGATCTCGACCTCCTCGTTGACCTTGACGATGCCGCGCTCGATGCGACCGGTGATGACGGTGCCACGACCGGTGATCGTGAAGACGTCCTCGACGGGCATGAGGAACGGCTTGTCGGTCTCGCGCTCGGGCGTCGGGATGGACTCGTCCACCGCCGTCATGAGCTCGATGATCGACTCGCCCCACTTCTCGTCGCCCTGGAGGGCCGGGAAGGCGGCAACGCGCACGACGGGGATGTCGTCGCCCGGGAACTCGTACTCGGAGAGGAGCTCGCGCACCTCCATCTCGACGAGCTCGATGAGCTCCTCGTCGT is a window of Nocardioides oleivorans DNA encoding:
- a CDS encoding ABC transporter substrate-binding protein; the encoded protein is MTPIARRPRRPLSPPAAALTQAMAGGMSRRALLGSGLAAGSVAALSACAPPEPPSGGTAALDLPKDVSATDKTLKWANWTAYLDMNGKETQSPTLEAFMQQTGIEVAYSEDVDDNDSYYAKVGPQLRAGQSIDRDIFTFTDWMAARVIRDQLCQPLELIQMPNVVNNLLQPLKDVSFDPGRQHSITWQSGFAGIGYNKAKVGRELKTLDDLWSDDLKGRIVVLSEFRDTAGLVMQSQGVDIDSDWGKAQFEAALDFIEGKIEDGYIRKVKGNSYMEDLTSGNAVAGITWSGDIFVLAADTGDDNWTFTVPESGGTLWSDNMLVPITSTHRSNAEKLMDYYYDPAVAAQVAAWVNYVCPVDGAQAEMEKIDPTLAESPFIFPTADYIAEHNIQSFRVLTADEDIEFADLWSTKVMGN
- a CDS encoding ABC transporter ATP-binding protein, giving the protein MAGFREARGDLKLESVTKSFGDFTAVDDIDLLVPRGSFFALLGPSGCGKTTTLRMIAGLEQPTAGRVQIGDTDLTGSRPYERPVNTVFQSYALFPHLTIRDNVAFGPKRRKEPDAAKRADDALELVQMTQFAGRKPAQLSGGQQQRVALARALVNHPEVLLLDEPLGALDLKLRREMQVELKRIQTEVGLTFIHVTHDQEEAMTMADTVAVMNKGHIEQLGAPAQLYDLPRTRFVANFLGQANTGVGTIEGTDGDRLVADVLGTKVQVLRSRSQVQDGELMFGVRPEKVTVSRKQPDGVGNDVKGVVRDVSFLGVATSYLVDMPSGTTWSCYEQNLDVDPVDLRPGDEVWLTWNPAHAFGVEVD
- a CDS encoding ABC transporter permease translates to MSALAQVAGDPAVDPAAPAPETARRSPTAYLLLLPGVLWLGVFFILPLVQLASVSLQSRFPGFPGYYYRDLNFENYVSALTDYAPHFARSFVYAGLATFLAFAVAYPLAYAMAFKAGKWRNLMMICVVAPFFTSFILRTFAWSQILADEGWVAQTLNLLHLLPSGHIINTPLAVVAGLTYNFLPFMVLPIYASLERADPRIIEAGGDLYANGFTTFRTVTLPMSMPGVLAGTLLTFIPSAGDFVNMELLGPQRGKMVGNVINDQFLAIPGGYPVAAALSFTLMAAILVMVFLYVRRFGTEELV
- a CDS encoding ABC transporter permease; the protein is MTTPTTTPTTPASPAYKPSAAKRAQLWLANHFAMLSAILVLLYLFLPVAYTFAFSFNDHGKTNIVWQGFTWKHWQDPCRVSGACESLVTSLQVGALSTAIATVMGTMMALAMVRYKFRGKAASNVLIFVPMATPEIVMGAALLTIFVQGFANVGISLGFGTIVFAHIMFCLSFVVVTVKARIQSLDPRIEEAAQDLYASPMQTFWKVTFPLILPGIAGAAMLAFSLSFDDFIITNFVSGNESTFPKFVYVASRRGIPAEANVIGFSMFVLAVLLVIGAQVVGSLRASKYKE
- a CDS encoding saccharopine dehydrogenase family protein → MPEPMRVLMVGAGGVGDAAARIAVERDFFEAWVVADYDLDRAGRTVEAARGRRPGEERFSAARVDASDAEAVAALAREVRATHVFNAVDPRFVMPIFTGALAADAHYLDMAMSLSVRHPEEPYSQVGVKLGDEQFALAGEWERAGRLALLGIGVEPGLSDVFARYAADELFDHIDELGTRDGANLVIRDDDGNEVFAPGFSMWTIIEECLNPPVVWERARGGGDLEAGFFTLPPFSEPEVFDFPEGIGPVECVHVEHEEVLLMPRWVEADRVTFKYGLGEEMIAILRTLHTLGLDSVEPVSVKGVQVSPRDVVAACLPDPATIGPRMEGKTCAGMFVTGTGKDGLPRSTYLYHVVDNADSMRDYGAQCVVWQTAINPVVALELLADGTWSGTGVLGPEALPPKPFLDLLAAPKPEGYGSPWGMEER
- the gabT gene encoding 4-aminobutyrate--2-oxoglutarate transaminase, with the protein product MTLTQQRILATEIPGPKSQALQARKVASVSAGVGTTLPVYVEQAGGGILRDVDGNQLIDFGSGIAVTTVGNASPRVVEAVQRQVADFTHTCFMVTPYEEYVAVCEKLAELTPGGHEKRSALFNSGAEAVENAVKVARHHTGRDAIVVFDHAYHGRTNLTMALTAKNMPYKHGFGPFAGEIYRSPMAYPYRWPGGAEACADEAFEAFVSTVHAQVGEDNCAAVLIEPIQGEGGFIVPPPGWLKRVSEWCAEHDILLIADEIQTGFARTGDWFACDHEGVVPDLVTTAKGMAGGLPLAAVTGRAEVMDSVHVGGLGGTYGGNPVACAAALAAIETMEASDLPSRAREIEAIFLPRLRALAERHPDRVGDIRGRGAMLAVELVSDGPGRTPDAALAGAVHRACSAEGLVTLTCGTFGNVFRFLPPLAIGDDLLVEGLDVFEAAFDAAASGKVEG